In Syngnathoides biaculeatus isolate LvHL_M chromosome 19, ASM1980259v1, whole genome shotgun sequence, the genomic window GCCCCGAGCTAGTTAATTTCAACGaaataaaagaagaacaaaCCTCGTCCAGATCCACATACGGTCCAGCTCCTTCAGGAAACATCTCGTCCACGGCAGGTTTCATTTTTACGTAGTTTTATCAGCAGTGGGGAGGACAGGACAGATCTGAGCTGAGCGACTGTGTTAGCAATTGCTAGCTGTTGGGAGCAAAACAAATTGAGTGTGACCCCGAAATAGACTCGGCTTCAAACGCCATCCTGAAATAAAGGTTCCTCACTTACGGTCTTAAAGACCTAAAAGTTATCATCATGATGATTTCAAATTATATCAAtcttaaactttaaaaaaaaaaaaaactaaatatgcgCTTTATTTAGGTTTAAGTTTCCATAACATTGTGTTTTGTGAATGTTGTTACAAAAATAAGTGGTCGGCTTCAAAGTCGGTTGCTCGACGATGAAGGTTAGTTATATGCACTTTCGCCATactcataaataaataatgttagATAAGCCTACTTATCAACCATgtgtgttgattaaaaaaaatgctagttTTTCTTTAAACTTCGACAAATGTTGCTTTAGCGACACATAGCTTTGCTACTCAGCGTCAAACTTGGATACTTGTCGACGGTAGTTCCAAACCGTAACATTCGTCATTTATGACTTATTTAAAAGAACAATACACTTCGTTTTGTTCCTTGTAAGGAATTGAAACCGATACACgatgtgtgttgtttttgccaAGAATACATTTGTTAAAATCCCTTCTCAACCCTGTCAGAATAAATTAtaaacaggcaaaaaaaaactcacattcaATTCTCATTTGTTAcagtgtaataataataataataataaaaaaggagTCTTAGTTTTGTGGCTTTATTTGAACTTCATTGCATGAaagaaacaaacagaaaaaaaaaagactagtaTCAGCTTGATCTACAAGTATGGCTCTACTAAAAACGGCATTTTGGGCCTTTTGCGGAACTTCCAGGGTCCCCCCCCCGACTCATCGCGGCCCCCTCAGTGCTCGTGCCCGCCGGCGGTGCTGTCGTAGCCGAGCGTGTCGCCCAAATGCTGGTGGGCGAAGAAGGCCCGCGCCATCTCGTCGATGTGCTTGTAGGCCCCGATGGACCTGAAGTACTCCACGTAGTTCCAGAAGTCCGAGGTGGAGTAGGGCCAGTAGGGGACGGCGGGGGCCTCGTCGTACGGCACTGCAAACCAAGAAGGCCACATCGTTGCTCTGtgctttggtttttatttttttttagcaagataCATCCTTTGGGACATTCATCCACATTTATTTCCTGTCCATTTTTAATATAACACCCTTGCATTGTTGAGCAGTTCCACTTGGGCGTGCACAACTCCATTGGACGGCGTTATTCTAATcaatgtcatgtcatatttcacATATTCATCAATCAAGGACATTACCATTGAAGGcccacccaccccaaaaacacGATGAAAATAATATAACAATCATAATATCTGAAACAATTAGCGTCTTCAAATGTTGCCTCAAATTCCttgttatattttttataattttaatatcaagaaaatatacagtatttagcaTGAGTGTATTATTGTTGGACAAATATATGAactgaaaatatatattatagattatAATATGTATAAAAGTATGTAATTATAATCAGCAAGTGTGTTTACATGATGTAACAATTAATGAATAAAGTAGTTTTTTTCAAAGctcaaattcaaaatttgatgaacaaaaatgaatttaaaaagacaaaaatgggaGTCTTCAAAAAGGTGTCAAACGTAAAGAaccaatatattttattataaaagCGAAATTGAGTCAAATAAATTTAGCAATGATTTTCGCTTTCgccataaattgtatttttttttcattttacgcTACATAgttgcatttttgaaaaaaatatctaaaaaatgaatgaaatcatttaTTTCAAAGCTCACATTCAAAAtttgatgaacaaaaataaacttgaaaagacaaaaatgggaATCTTCAAAAAGGTGTCAAATGTAAAGAaccaatgtattttattataaaaacaaaattgagtCAAATAAACTTAGCAATGATTTTCGCTTTCgccataaattgtattttttaattttagggtgtatatttgcatttaaaaaaatggatatatttaaaaaataaaatgtgctctCAAGGCGGCGCATTAATCAATATTTGTTCCGTTTCAACCTGTTGAGGTATATGcgtccaaatacatttttcaaaaagtaaaatactCAAACGTGTATTTACCTCCCTCTGGGATGACTCTGGCATCTGTGGggcagaaaagagagagagagagagagagagagagagattttttttttttggagacattTGGAGAACATTCCAAATATTCCCAAACACAAAGACGCGATTCAGCTCGCGCAGACGCGTTGGGCCGACCTGCTCGCTTCTCCAAATATAAAAATTGCTGACCactgatgacacacacacacacaccacacacacacacacactgcagacAGAAGTGTCTTTGTCCACATGCAGTGCAAAACAAAACCTGATTTCACATTATTAGGGACCCCTTTTTGCATCCCGCTATCAACCTCACAGCGTGTGCGCACGTTTATCAATGCAATCATTTTTCAGaatattacaaaaaacaaaacaaaacaacaactcacCGCTGCCGTGGGAACCAAAGACACAAAGTAGAACGCCGAGGCAAAGCAAAGTCTTCATCTCGCCGCCTTCAAATAAACGCATACTCATATGAGTGAGTGCAAAAAGTATTCGAGTACAagtaaaaaaagactttttctcGTTTCCACCGTACCTGTTTTCGGTGCTTCCGCTGCTGCTGCCGAACTGCCTTCTGCTTCGTCTTGGCGGCGACctcggagaagaagaagaagaacaactcgcccccccccccccatgatagCAAACACGCACACCTTGCACAAGCCCGCTTGGGGAAtgggacccccacccccccccaccccccgtcccCTCTGCGTGGGGAAATTCTTTCAACTGAAATCAACCCATCGAGCCAAAACCACAAAAGTGATAAGAAAGCTCAACCTAAGAGTGACTTTTGCtccatttttgacaaaatattagCAGCTCTAATTTTTGGTTCTTATTCGAGAGTGAAGGTGTCCCTAATGGAGCGGCCGGTGAGGGTACGTTAAAACCTTACCAAACAATATCTAATTCAAATTTATATGAAAAGCTAAAGGGAAgacatcaactttctcttttttttttaaactcacaaataatatttattgtaaTCAGAGGTACACTGCTACAAAATGTAGCATAATTTCTAATTGTAACACCTAATCATAATCAATTACGATTTATCGATCGGTACATTTCCCCCGATTTGTTAAAACGAGCAGCGATATGACaattaaataaatcacaaaatggtgCACACTATATCAAAGCAAGTGTGAGgttagtgtgtgtttttttttttcttttgccgtttTATAAACGCCGTAAgacggtggaggtgggactgcatcagggatccgctctgagccccttcctgtttgcggtagtaatggataggccgacagacgaggttagaccggattccccttggaccacgatgtccgcaaatgatattgtgttaagggagagcagactttgatggtttgcacatatccagaggcgagagagggagtatattggtagaagggtgccgaggttGTAGCTGCCAGGCGAAAGAACGAGagcgaggaagaccaaagaaaaggttgatggatgttgtgagggaggacatgaagactgcggatgttaagagaggaagatgcacgagataggcccagatggaaaaagatgacactctgtggcgacccctgtacgggacaagccgaaaggaaaagaagaagataaacacCGTAACATCTGCGCTAATTTCCGGCGAGCAGACATTTGCTCCACGAAATATGGTTTCGTCAAATTTGTGTAGGATGTTGAGcgtgttggcaaaaaaaaaaatgtgctcag contains:
- the otos gene encoding otospiralin; this translates as MGGGGRVVLLLLLRGRRQDEAEGSSAAAAEAPKTGGEMKTLLCLGVLLCVFGSHGSDARVIPEGVPYDEAPAVPYWPYSTSDFWNYVEYFRSIGAYKHIDEMARAFFAHQHLGDTLGYDSTAGGHEH